CGATAAAAGAAGCAGAAGTAATGATTGTTTATCCTAATTCAGGAATTGAGTGGGATAGCATGGATGGTAGCCTTTCTAAGTACATTATCGCTTTATTTGTACCAGATACAGAAGCGGGTTCAACACATTTGAACCTTTTGTCTACCCTTGCAAGATTGTTAATGAAAGCTCAAGTTACGGATAAATTAAAAAATGCCACATCCGCTGCTGAAATCGCAGAAGTATTAAATTCCAATATTGCTGAATCGTAAAAAGGAGACTATTAGTTATGAATAAACAAGAACATTTAAACCAACTTATGAATGAAGAAGGCATTATTAGTGCCTTAGCCATTGACCAACGCGGCGCCATAAAAAAAATGATTGCGCCTTACAAAGAACCAGAAGGTAACGATATTTCTGATTTTAAGAGTTTAGTAGCAACGGAGCTAACGCCTTATACTTCTTCTATCCTGTTGGATCCGGAATATGGCTTACCAGCTGCAGGAAAAAAAGCCAAAAGTAGCGGTCTATTACTTGCTTATGAAAA
This region of Tetragenococcus osmophilus genomic DNA includes:
- a CDS encoding fructose PTS transporter subunit IIA: MQQYIKEENIFLNQDLTTQEDVLRFLADQAVNAGIATDADAIYQKFSEREKESTTGMMDGFAIPHAKEKSIKEAEVMIVYPNSGIEWDSMDGSLSKYIIALFVPDTEAGSTHLNLLSTLARLLMKAQVTDKLKNATSAAEIAEVLNSNIAES